Proteins encoded within one genomic window of Gasterosteus aculeatus chromosome 18, fGasAcu3.hap1.1, whole genome shotgun sequence:
- the LOC144389341 gene encoding uncharacterized protein LOC144389341 → MAGRRLAFNSPPTPLRGHQLSASPQTDGKKLLNALRGSSRQLQQQTADINERFAPLERSGLCGFLSMEERNRLKEEETGAQSQDSGSGAPSSQLRDELQALRTGARTNLSS, encoded by the exons atggcgggacgacgtctcgcgttcaactcgcctccaactcctctccgcggtcaccaactttcggccagtccgcagacagacgggaagaagctgctgaatgctctccgtggatcgtctcgtcaactccaacaacaaactgccgatattaacgagcggttcgctccactggagcgttcgggactctgcgggtttctgtccatggaggagaggaaccgactcaaagaagaggagacgggcgcacaatcccaagatagcg gaagcggtgcgccgtcttcacaactccgagacgaactacaggcgctacgaaccggagcaagg actaatctctcctcataa